A single Fibrobacter sp. DNA region contains:
- a CDS encoding family 43 glycosylhydrolase yields the protein MNRKVSDLLILVLNLIFFFASSVCFAENPIIQTKFTADPAPMVHNDTVFLYTSHDEDDATSFKMLNWMLYTSTDMVNWRDHGVVASLENFKWAGNNGAWAAQCIYRNGKFYFYCTVQLKGIGVLVSDSPYGPFTDPIGRPLINNSIADIDPSPFIDDDGQAYLYWGNPDCYYVKLNNDMISYSGSIVKFPKIQTYQEGPWAYKRNNIYYMAFASTCCPEGIGYATSSSPTGPWTYKGSIMDGNPGSSGNHPGIIDYKGKTYCFGFNYAINFSETTVHRERRSICVAEITFKEDGTIPKLPWWGGKMPSSAGVEQVGSLNPYDTVQAETICWSQGVETEACTEGGLNVGFIENGDFIKVKGVDFGTGATSFDARVASNTNGGKIELHLDSLTGTLAGTCDVTGTGGWQNWVTSTCEVSGATGKRDLFLKFTGESGFLFNFNWWKFNQPTAAGETERKGLTNKNTINVSDIFIRDRALHLSFSGQPPHDRLNVCLYGMNGQLMMNLFQGYPSAQHLTVPLNNQIKPGIYILKVISGEKLFSTRVNLIQ from the coding sequence ATGAACAGGAAGGTGTCTGACCTGCTGATTCTTGTGCTGAATTTAATATTCTTTTTTGCATCATCTGTCTGTTTTGCCGAAAATCCGATCATACAGACAAAGTTTACCGCTGATCCGGCTCCGATGGTTCACAATGATACTGTGTTTCTTTACACGAGTCATGATGAAGATGATGCCACCAGTTTCAAGATGCTTAACTGGATGCTTTATACATCAACTGATATGGTTAACTGGAGAGATCATGGTGTTGTGGCATCACTGGAAAATTTCAAATGGGCCGGCAACAATGGCGCCTGGGCTGCTCAATGTATTTATCGTAATGGAAAGTTTTATTTCTACTGTACCGTGCAGCTCAAAGGAATCGGTGTACTTGTTTCAGACAGTCCGTATGGTCCCTTTACTGATCCCATCGGGAGACCATTGATCAATAATAGTATTGCTGATATCGATCCTTCACCGTTTATCGATGATGACGGGCAGGCTTACCTCTACTGGGGAAATCCTGATTGCTACTATGTGAAACTGAATAATGACATGATTTCATATTCAGGCAGCATTGTCAAATTCCCCAAGATCCAGACCTACCAGGAGGGTCCCTGGGCTTACAAACGCAATAATATTTACTACATGGCATTTGCGTCAACCTGCTGCCCTGAGGGCATAGGATATGCAACCAGCAGCAGTCCCACCGGTCCATGGACTTACAAGGGATCAATTATGGATGGAAATCCGGGCTCCTCAGGAAATCATCCGGGAATAATTGATTACAAGGGAAAAACATACTGCTTCGGTTTCAATTATGCTATCAATTTTTCCGAGACAACGGTTCATCGCGAGAGGCGCTCGATTTGTGTTGCAGAAATCACTTTCAAGGAGGATGGTACAATTCCTAAGCTTCCATGGTGGGGAGGGAAAATGCCCTCCTCTGCAGGAGTTGAGCAGGTGGGAAGCCTCAACCCGTATGACACAGTTCAGGCAGAAACGATCTGCTGGTCACAGGGGGTCGAAACAGAGGCCTGTACAGAAGGCGGACTCAATGTGGGGTTCATAGAAAACGGGGATTTTATAAAGGTGAAAGGGGTGGATTTCGGTACGGGTGCAACATCATTTGATGCCAGAGTGGCTTCAAATACAAATGGCGGGAAAATAGAACTGCACCTTGACAGTCTGACAGGAACACTGGCTGGTACCTGTGATGTTACGGGGACCGGGGGCTGGCAGAACTGGGTTACCAGTACCTGCGAGGTCAGTGGGGCAACTGGAAAGCGTGATCTGTTCCTGAAGTTTACAGGAGAAAGCGGGTTTTTGTTCAATTTTAACTGGTGGAAATTTAATCAGCCGACTGCAGCGGGTGAAACGGAACGTAAGGGGCTCACAAATAAAAACACAATCAATGTGTCCGATATTTTCATCAGGGACCGGGCTCTGCATTTGTCCTTCTCCGGACAGCCTCCGCATGATCGCCTGAATGTTTGTTTGTATGGCATGAATGGACAGTTGATGATGAATCTGTTCCAGGGCTATCCTTCTGCTCAACATCTGACAGTCCCCCTCAATAATCAGATAAAACCGGGTATATACATACTAAAGGTTATATCAGGAGAAAAGCTGTTTTCGACAAGGGTTAATTTGATTCAATGA
- a CDS encoding TIGR02147 family protein — MQSSSVSVFNYTDYRRYLSDYYKARKRESKAFSYRFFARKAGINSVGLYKDVVEGRQSLGRALIFKFSAAIGHTKKEAEYFENMVFFNEANTVEERTLYFERMINCQKVKASIIDSTKYEYYQKWYYSAVRSLISLGKFRDTESDYRRIASILNPGIRSDEARRALSVLQRLGFIHKNNEGVFVLTDQAVTTGVLKPDTRIAALNVINFQKEVTALANESLDRFGTELINLSTLTLGISEASVKVIKEELAVLRDKIAALAEKDAAADRVFQLNMQFFPLSERCPGKEAEGEK; from the coding sequence ATGCAGAGTTCTTCTGTCTCTGTTTTTAACTATACCGATTACCGTAGGTATCTCTCTGATTATTACAAGGCGCGTAAGCGTGAAAGCAAAGCGTTTTCCTACCGTTTTTTTGCGAGAAAAGCCGGAATTAATTCCGTCGGGCTTTACAAAGATGTGGTCGAGGGGCGCCAGAGCCTCGGAAGAGCACTGATTTTTAAATTCTCCGCTGCCATAGGGCATACAAAAAAAGAGGCAGAGTACTTTGAAAACATGGTTTTCTTCAATGAAGCAAATACTGTTGAAGAGCGGACTCTGTATTTTGAACGGATGATAAATTGCCAAAAAGTAAAAGCATCCATAATTGACAGCACCAAATATGAGTATTATCAGAAATGGTACTACAGTGCAGTTCGGTCACTGATCTCTCTGGGAAAGTTCAGGGATACTGAGAGTGATTACCGGAGAATCGCGTCAATTCTGAATCCCGGCATACGTTCAGATGAGGCCAGGCGGGCACTTTCAGTTCTCCAGCGATTGGGCTTTATTCATAAGAATAATGAGGGTGTTTTTGTGCTGACTGATCAGGCAGTTACCACCGGTGTGCTGAAGCCGGATACCAGAATAGCTGCTTTGAATGTGATAAATTTTCAGAAAGAAGTAACTGCTCTGGCCAATGAATCTCTCGACAGGTTTGGCACCGAACTGATTAATCTTTCAACCCTTACGCTCGGGATTTCCGAGGCTTCTGTAAAGGTGATCAAAGAGGAACTGGCAGTTCTCAGGGATAAAATAGCTGCGCTTGCGGAAAAAGACGCAGCGGCAGACCGCGTTTTTCAACTCAATATGCAATTCTTTCCTCTGTCAGAGAGATGCCCTGGCAAGGAGGCTGAGGGTGAAAAATAG